Sequence from the Cydia pomonella isolate Wapato2018A chromosome 21, ilCydPomo1, whole genome shotgun sequence genome:
CAGAGTAGGTACAATTTAGCACCAGACTATGCTATACCAACGACGATTTTACGGTTCAACTTAAAGATGGCGAAGTCGtcttgagtttttttttgttttttgctcattcatgTCGGCTAAAGTGtgatattgatagcttattatgcagcgAACTTAGTGAGCTTAGTCAATACAatacccggcaatccatcgtggctatTTGTAAAGTCACTATCATTTTACTAAGAGCAACTACCTAACAACGTCATGGTCTACGAGCACACCTTTTACATTGGCGAAATCATTTGATTGAAAGTGaaaccatattttaaaagaagaagagtACCTATACCTAATGGCGTCTAGCGAGTCTACAGAATGGATATAAAACATTTACaagaaatatatacttaaaactaGCGCCTCCATGTTCatgcctatattttttttttattcttcctagcgttgtcccggcatattgccacggctcaagggagcctggggtccgctttgacaactaatcccaagatttggcgtaggcactagtttttacgaaagcgactgccatctgaccttccaacccagagggtaaaactaggccttgttgggattagtccggtttcctcacgatgttttccttcaccgaaaagcgactggtaaatatcaaataacatttcgtacataagttccgaaaaactcattggtacgagccggggtttgaacactttgaacccgcgacctccggattgcaagtcgcacgctcttaccgctaggccaccagcgcttttgcCTCCATGTTCATGCCTGTGAAACTAAAATTGAGGTAGTATCACAATTTTGCACAATCCAACAATCATGGATGTTGTAAATTTTCGAGTTGTACGGCAACCTTGGTTCGCACGTTTTTGTCTGATCTTTCACGACCCTATTCTTTTGTCTATGCCTGTCTAGTGCCGATCATGCCCCGCTATTAATCATTTGAGTGTCAAATAAGTTGTCGAGGTGTATCGAGAGCCTTTTGTTTACAGGTGAATGTACATACTTTCCTATTGTAAAATAAGGCGAATTTAGAATTCAttctatattaaatttaacaaaacaaTAGGTAAATTCATATAACTTACCATAAAATTAAGACACTTCTGTTTTTAAtctacaatatattttttttggtattattttcatttaatggTGATTCATTTACGATAGGCAGGCCCAAAGCGGGTAGGTACCTATGCTAAGGATGTCCGGTCAATATTGTATATTGCAGTTACTTACAATTTTCTCGGTGCAGTTGTATATCAGGATCAGGACCGtcatcttgaaattttaataagtaggtaccaagTGATTTGAAACATAATTAAAACGGAATTGTTAAGGCCTATAAATGAATCTACACTATTCGCGAATATAAgattaaatttaacttaaagtGACATTCCCTGAAGCTCGTATGTGTAGAATTATAACttcaaacaccctatcaccagCGCCCTAAATTTCAGCAATAAACCAGCAGAGCTACAAACGGCAGCTCTCTAATtacaaaacttaattaaattacGGCAAAAACTTAAACAAACATAGATTACGAGAATAGGAGCGAGcgaggcgggcggcggcgggcggggccTCGCGCGGCGAACCCACGTACTTAGGCCGCGATGTGAGGTCCCGATTGTAATTTATTAAGGCCCCACAAATACAGACTTTCGAAACACATTCAAGCCTTATGAAATATCGTAAAGACGCCCCGTTTTTTCAATGGATAACGGTGTAAACTAATGCTAATTAAGCTATCTAGCATTGTTGACGAGCTTTTTGGTAACACGTTTTTCCTTTCACCGATTACTTTAATAATTCTGAATTATTACAGTTTTATTGCGAGCTCGTGAAGAGTGCACATTTGTAGAAGTTTTGTGAAAGCGTAGAATTGGATGTGTAATGTCGGTTCATGGGTGACGGCGGGTCGTGTCGTCGGGAGTAATCTGCGCGTCACGATGCTATTTGCTAGGCTAATTTGCTCCCATAAACCTTTCTTGTAGTTTAACAGAAATATGCATATAGGTTGTATACATTTTCCGGAACTGGCTGTTTTCAGCAGGATTTTTTGTATTAGGTACCTTTTCTTCAAATACCATGAGATTCATAAGAAGAAAGATCAGAGTACGCGTGAATGAGAGCAGGTAGTTTAGGTACTACCCAGTACCTAACCATCCTCCTATACTACGAGGATGAAGTAGGTATCCTACCCAAACCTAAACTTCGTCTATAACCAAAGTGTTTATCCACAAGCTATTTTACAGTGGGTAATAAAACCAGGGATGACTTTTTAAAAGAAACGAAAAATTATTGCAAAGCCTTCCTTTCTTCCTATttaattatcttaataattattgtctatcaaacaagtttgtcagtagaaaaaggcgcgaaattcaaattttctatgagatgataacccttcgcgcctaccttttttataggtatttggcgcttttttctactgacaggtTTCTGGcaggcttgacagactataaatcatggaaaaataataaataataaaactaggtacagtcagcatcaaaagtagcgtatgaaacaacgcgccaaaagtatctgccaccgtCGAATACTTTCCCAAATTGAGATACATATATCTCGATATTgcgcgttcaaaaatatctgcaaCAGTTTATATGTTCTATTCCTATATAGAGATATGTTAGTTTTTGTTCAGCTatagagaatggtagatacttttgacgcagTCTGATACGATATTTTTGACGCTGACTATACCTATCTGCCTCATTATCTGTGGAGGAAACAAGGGATAACACTTGTATGGACAACACCTAGGTGCAAGTAGAAAGCATCTAGAATATCCTCCGAAACACGCTTGCAGGCAGTTTGTTAAACTTTCCGATtaccgattgagctgaaaattttcatacatatgtaaatcggatgacaatgccaTATTATattgacatggagctgatcaaATGATGGAGCcaagaggtggccatgggaactctatgataaaacaacgcaaactaattgtgtttggggtggTTATAATTGTCCCaatgaatattagttgcctgtggaaagagaagtacagttagcgattgtaccaaaaattaaatatttgtctaAAACTTATTCGTACCTAGGTGCTTGGTTTATGTGCGCTGTGTGCAAGCAAAGATAACtggaaatagaggtgtattgtcaaagaaaactctCTAGCTAAGTCAATTTACCGCCATCTTTCGacgcatgattaaaacttttagatcgccatttgactttgatccttattattttactgatatgtgatatgtgttaaatttgcgAAAAGTGGCGCCAGCAATTGTTACTTTCTACCCCACCGTTACGTTTGTTCCCGCTCTCCCCTACCACCATTCATAATAACCCAAGACGTTCGTtcgtttttaacaaaaatatgggGAGGTACATATAATCATTATCATGTAtattctgtctgtctgtggcatcgtagctttCAAAGAAATAACCCGATCGATTATAGTGCGGGTTTTATAAATAGAAAGTCATATGTCTGCTACGTTTTGTGAGAACAaatgcagagggcctaccgcgaaccacgttcgacgtgttgcctccctgtcacacttaaatacgaattcacaagtgcgacagagaggcaacacgtcgaacgtggttcgcggtagaccctctgtaCCGTCTCATCCGTCCCGTCCCGTCCATCAGAGGCTgatggggtgaatagggacaaaacttaaaaggaaaatatataactacccacacaaattgtatcatacaacatctactattattttaaattgaatgATGCAATTCGTATGggtattttttaagaaattgtcaGTAGAGAAATTGAAAAAGTAATGTACCTATTCACCCCAGccatccctattcaccccagtTGACGGTAGTTTTCAAAATATCATAACTCTCATTGGAACTTGTGACAGAATCGGAGCCAATTTATGTTCGGATCTTTTTCTAAGAGGAAAGAACTAAGTACTTttactatgaaattccatttcaggagaaaacgTGTCCCATCAttaattaaatcttaacaaatgaaATGACTTTGATTTCGATATCGTTCGCTTCAGCATTAACATATTCCAGGTACATAAGTaccgctttaaaaaaaaattttttattgtaatattgaaaaaaagtaaaacctataaacctagtttttcattgtgtcaataacatattaaaaaatctggaaaatggaaaatacttagaagtggaaaaacttttctatggacgatcacgtggcaCGTGGTATCATTCCCTACATACAATTAACGCCTCGGTGTCGTAAGTGGTAGTGAATGGGCCAATAGGCAAGTTGAGTAGGcatagggttgccatctctaaaatttggaaaccaggacaagacgcgtgaaaaccccggattttagagtccagaacccggacatgtcaacaggttttattaaacaggttgtgcgtgtgtcgcgggcggcataagactttaaatttttaaacccggactacaaaGAAACCCCCCTCTAAACTAGaacaaatccggggaaacccggacggatggcaactCTAAGTAGGCAGAGCAGttactataattattaaataatttataaattttatcagTTTCCTATTAGACTCCCACTCTGTTTCTCTAATTTTAGTTCACGGAATTGGATCTTACGGTTATTGAGGCCTTCAATGATTTATAATCATGTAACCGGAATTTGTTAAACGCACTTAGGTTTCGAAATAAGACGAGCGAATCACGATACCATACAGGTTCAAAAGGGCAAAGGGTTATACCTCGATTCTTTTATCTAAATTGGGATAGTGCATCAAGTGtacgttaataaaaaataatagcttTGAGTCTGGgacaattttaatttgatatttggaaagtaggtacctactttacttCTTAATAATGTCATAGAGAAagaagaagtaatagagtgctcactccatacatcagttttggtaccaaaatgcttattattttcgcagtcgacatctagcataaCTCTCTAGCgaaactctcagtactgctactcgacaatagatatcacggcaaacaaaaagtctaatcaatgattttccgctaatattataactagagtaaccggaactctattttcaactcctacgcctactctggttataatattagctgaaaatcgttgagcattagactctTTGTTTGTCGCGATATTAAGCATttaggtaccaaaactgatttatggagtgagcactctattacttcttatttctctatgttaATGTTAAACAATACTATTTTAACCACGAGCTACTCCGGCCTATATCACCGGACCAATACTGAGGAGCGGATAGAGCTGAATGTCAAGTAAAAGAAAGAAGTTTCTGCTTCCATTTTCAAATTTGATAAAAACTAAGTCAGATCATCATCActttcctagcgttgtcccaacTTTTTGCCACAAATTAAGATTTTGGAACAAACACGACATCTAGCGTTACTTAGTCAAACTACTTTAGTTTTGCTATTCAACAATAGATGACGCAAAAAATTAGGTTTCACTAGCGCTATCTAGTAGCAAATAGTCAAACTCTTTATTTTTACTACTGGCAATATCATGCAAGCTGTTTAagtcatattataaaatgctgataatttaattgtttggtCTTTCGAAAGGTCAAATactaatatgtcaatgtcattacCACCGTTACTATGTTTAGTAAATAACACATTTTACCATTCCTATGAATAATAAGTGACAATATTTCGATTATTTACCTTGTACTTGTTCTTTTAATCATGAAcaatcaattaattaaaaaaataatcgacACCAACAATGAACCTTGCCCAGAACTTCTTTACCACAATCCGCTCCTCGACAAAAATGTTACGGACGCGCTCTCCAAGAGTTTTATAAAGATTCTCAAGATATCTAATCAAAATTCTACCTCAAATAATAATGTGAGGTTGTCCATATTAGAAAATATTCGAAAAATCTGCAAAACAGAACCAGAAGGACACTCCCAAGTGGATGATAATTTTACTGAGTTTATAACggaattttataaaagtaacatcAGCGAACGTGCAAATGATACGCTCGAATCTGTGGATAAAAAGTTAGATGCATTCCTGGTAAGAAAGCTTATACATATGGATGTGAAGTCTAGTTTTCAGTCAACAGTAAATCCTGAAGTTATTCAAGCTTTGATAAACTTGAATCAAAATGGTGTGTACCTGGACACATTAGCGAAAGATATTATCCACTGGAATGTAGAAAACAAAAGATATTCCAATGTCTTGAAAGAATTGTGGGATCATAACACTAGTGACTCAAGTATGGTAACCAATGATATATCCATCAAAATGAAACCCCAAATAGAGATGCTCATACTTAATATTtgcaataatttatttgaaataagaAACCAGGATATTCAAGATGTTTTGAAGACAAATAAAGATTTAACAGAAATTCTAAGAAAATGCTTAAAATCTAGTCAGTGCTTTCAAATGTGCAGTGGGAtcttaaactttttatttataatgaccAATTTTGACCCCGAGTTGCAAAAATTCATCCCAGAATTCgctaaatatgttaaattaaattgttctTTTGATACATTTGCTTTGTATCCATTTCATCTTAGCTCCTTAGTTATATTACTTGACTTTGAATTGAATGAGCTGCCAGAACATTTGAAGGATAAATATATACAACCAACACTAAGCCAGTTGCAAAAACTTCGTAAGTATAgtgaaaatgatttaattttattactttctcATTTTCCACAATGGTTTGATAtctatttttataagaaaaacttGTAGTTTtagctaaaatatttttaataactaataGAATTTAAATGTAAGTAGGTGacattatagttttatttttataaataaacaatacttTTACTTCTTTCAGTTTTTAATCATAACCATTCATAACTTAgcctaaaattaataataaagtaaacaaaaagcAAACTAAATTTTCTcagtaacaaaaacaaaaaaaacatgaaatcaaaaatatggaaaaaaaccCAATTCAGCAAACAATTATGTGCTAGCACATACCTACTAAAGCCACtaaacatgcatttttttacATGATGCTATGACATATGCAAGTACCCTAACATCTTCATGTTATTGTTCCTGTGTGGGCTGCTTGATAGTGATACTGATAACTCTTTTAGAACCTAAGCTGACCAATTTTGCTAACAATTTCTCTTGGTCCAAAGATAGTATTTCCAGCTCTGTACATACAGAGAATTCATCTTGCATAACAGTCTTGACCGTCTTATGCTTGCTACTACGTATATGTTTATCCAATGTGTCCCAAAATGCAAACATTAGGTTGCAAACTGCACAGTGGTATAGATTCGGACAAACctgcatacaaaaaaaatataattcagtTATATAATTTGCTGCATGGTATTTAAATACTATGGagataaataatcaaaaaataattattacctcTCTAATAAATTCATCCTCAATTGTAGTTATAACTTCAGAATTAAGAAAGATTTTTCTGTGCATTTCTGAGAGACAATGTTcttcaaattctttttgtttATAAGTATTGTCACATGCATAACATTGGAATTTCTCACATTGAGGATCACTGATCTTAGAAACAAGTGCTAATGAAGTTACATCAACGGCAAACTGTTTGTTGATCCACAAGGCATGCAAATCTTTAGAAAAGCTTATTGTCTCTATAAAGTTCTTCATATTCGTTGTCTTATATGCTGGCTTGACATGAGCTTTGCCATTCTTTAAATCTAATTGTGCCATATGAATATATCCGTTCATATGTTCAGTAAACTTTTTCATATGAGCAGACATATATGTGCCACAAAGCAAACAGTATCCTTTGTCTCCTGGAAATACCAGTTTGATAAAATTCTCCCTTCCAAATTTGGCTAGTTCAGCCCTTATTTTACCATGATCATAGATTTCTTTCTTAGATCTCTTAATTCTGAGAGACTTAAAGACCTTTTCCATGTCCACTGGAGTTTGTTTAATCTTATCTTTATCTGTTATGTTATGAATTTTCTTATGCTCTATCATATATTTGAAGTTTATATTCACATAGGCAGTACAAATCTTGCATGTGGCTACTCTGTTTTCCAGATCAATGTCAAAATAGTCTTTCTGGGTATTAATAAGTTTAATAGCCACATCCAGTTTCTTTTCCTGATAAGTTTTGGCATTGCTCTCATTATGTGCCTTTGTCTTCTCTATGTGAAGTTCATCTTTCCAGTGGTCTTTCTTTGACTGTATTTGAAATGTTGTCTTACACAGGAAGCAGTAACCATACTTGTCTTTAAACTGAAAAATGTGTAAGCATATAATCATTActattaaggattttttttattcaattagtCTAAGATAATCAGCATTCTCCTTATCTTTTTAATGCCCAAGAGTAgtatagtagtagtaagtagccgggtccacacagagcgagcataagcgcgaggcaatttcctcacggaCAAACAggccagtgtagacatgcctcggccGTTTGTGCGTGAAGAAATTGCCTCGCGTGTACGTGCTTGCTcgctcactctgtgtggacccagtCAATAAataagaaaggtagcaacaacACCccttaatatataaaataagaacTTACCTCCCTATAAAATATGCCTTCCTCATTCAGAACAATCTTACTTTGAATCATAGTTATCATATGGTCCGACCATGAAATATGTTTCATAAAATGATCCACATCAACATCACAGAATATGCATCTTGAATCTATTATTCCATACCACTCTTTATTAGGAATCTTAATCATATTATTATCCTTCCCTATAAATGTTATACCAGACTCTCTTTTACACAGTGAGGGTCGAAGTTCCATTTCGGGTTCAGCTTTACGCTTTTGGTGATATTCATCCTGTATGTGCTTGGGTATTTCCGAAATAGTGCTAAAAATCTGGTTGCAATGCTCACAGAAGTACTTGTCATCGATCTGTTGAAAAAtcagaaattattattttttaagtttatatgGGTCGTCAAAGCTGAACTCATTGGAAAAATTATACCTTAAAAATGCGATCCCTCTTAAACTTCGGCATAGGGCTCAGGTCTTTGATATTTTTCCGGTGTTTCTCCCATCTTAAGTGCTTCTCCAAGTCGTCTACTGCCAGAAACGACTCCTTGCACAGCAGACAATGATGGTTCAAGTCCCCGACCAAAATAAAGTTCTTGGAATATTTGTTCATATTCATACCGATGAAAGACACTTGAAGAAAGGAGTGATAGGTTAGGTTTTCCACGTATGAATCGTATTACTCCACCAATGATGTACAATAACAATATCGTGGGTAGAAGATAGAAAACATTACAAACTTGAAGGCAGTTTTTAGTTTTCCGATTCTCACAATTCCATAGTCCGAACTTTTTGGCGGGACTTGAAGATGAAGGCAGTTAACTGAAGGTTGCCACCTGAAAATTTCCACCTTTTCcctataaaatatactttatctTTAAAATGGAGCCCTAGTAAGACTTTTTAAGAATTGCAATCAGTGGATAGAAGAATATTTTTTGGTTTTACGTAGTAATAATGTTTTTGTCATTTGTGGCATGTATGACGACaagctattttttttacgtttagcAACCTCAAAGTAACGTTCCATTTTGATGATTTGTTACAATTGTCACATATCTGCACATATCGCTCacataacaatattaaaataattgatcTTAATAACACAATTGGAAGTGAATTACTGGAAGCTGTTATAAATCCTTGACATTTTAAATTTGCTTACAGGACCAAGAAAATGCCCGTGCTGTTTACATTAACTGACGTTAGAAATCACGACGCACATAAAGTTATGCGTGAACCGGAACAAATTTCAATGTGTTTCAATGGCCGGACGACGCTTGTTGTGAATTTtctaaatttacattttaagaCCAGAGTATTTCATGTAACTCAACGAAATACTTTCAAATAATTAATGCGTAACCTGTTATAACTTCAAACAATGTAACTTTGACAAGTCGCAGTTACTTAAGATCAGTTATCCGATTCGGTGCAGTGGATTTTGGATTAGCTTGGTATAGGTTGAAAATGAGTAAAAGACGTCGGGCTTCGTCAGGGGCGAGCCGTGGAGCTGACGGAGACGACAGTGATGATGGAGTGGAACATACTCCTGGGCCTCCGCCCTCgcgtaaaaagaaaaaactggATCCGGTAAGTTAATGCTAACCAAAATACGTTTTGCCGCGCGGCACACCTCATAATATAAACCCTTGAGGGGTAATAAGAGAGAACTGCTAAAGTGTGTTTAACTATGTTAATTTAAATTGATTGAAAATTTCAGAGTGAAATGTGCCAACAACTGTATGACACGATCAGAGGTTTCAAGAAGGATGATGGG
This genomic interval carries:
- the LOC133529626 gene encoding uncharacterized protein LOC133529626 codes for the protein MNMNKYSKNFILVGDLNHHCLLCKESFLAVDDLEKHLRWEKHRKNIKDLSPMPKFKRDRIFKIDDKYFCEHCNQIFSTISEIPKHIQDEYHQKRKAEPEMELRPSLCKRESGITFIGKDNNMIKIPNKEWYGIIDSRCIFCDVDVDHFMKHISWSDHMITMIQSKIVLNEEGIFYREFKDKYGYCFLCKTTFQIQSKKDHWKDELHIEKTKAHNESNAKTYQEKKLDVAIKLINTQKDYFDIDLENRVATCKICTAYVNINFKYMIEHKKIHNITDKDKIKQTPVDMEKVFKSLRIKRSKKEIYDHGKIRAELAKFGRENFIKLVFPGDKGYCLLCGTYMSAHMKKFTEHMNGYIHMAQLDLKNGKAHVKPAYKTTNMKNFIETISFSKDLHALWINKQFAVDVTSLALVSKISDPQCEKFQCYACDNTYKQKEFEEHCLSEMHRKIFLNSEVITTIEDEFIREVCPNLYHCAVCNLMFAFWDTLDKHIRSSKHKTVKTVMQDEFSVCTELEILSLDQEKLLAKLVSLGSKRVISITIKQPTQEQ